From Erigeron canadensis isolate Cc75 unplaced genomic scaffold, C_canadensis_v1 Conyza_canadensis_unscaffolded:174, whole genome shotgun sequence:
ATCAGATTttactattaattaaatattaattatctttattataCTAAAcatagttgctctaataacttatcgccaatcatagctctcgattttttatgttgacttttgttttcaattttgactttaatttatactttgttgtttttcatcacaaatttacacttttacccAATATTTCGATATAATAAATAAgctaatatctatatatatccgatagaataatagctaatatttatccaataaaataataattaaatatatccaataatatgttctatcatatatattgtaataaatttaatttaatgtaaatatatcaagattttaatagtaattgactaattgtaatattttaatattaataaagacagttgaacttataacttattaaccaataatatcgctcgatttcatcaaattgactctcgatGATGTCaccatttagttttttacataattttatttaattaataaaaaacaaataactaaaataattattttacaatgttattaaaattggtttctatctacaaagtccAGATTTCACACAAGAATAATTGTACATCGCAGTATCTtgagttaagtcgagaaggggctttaaggtgttaatatgtgacaaagatgagaagagaaaagaaattacaataaatttcgtctataaaaaagtttttcaacTGTTGAATGAGGGTATATGCttccaatattatttttttacattagttttatttctattagcttaacattcttgacatttgaattaaacacataatatctacatatatcttcaactttgaacttataagcttttatgagttacaagtattaatatctatttttaataatgtcgtaaatctcgtgtccagtgttgaacacgggtctaaaatctagtattataattataacgTATAAAACTGATTTCGTTTAGCATTGGTATTTGGTAGTATGAATTGACTTTGAACAAGAAGGAATGCCATATATTGGATGGTTAAATATGAATGCATGCATATTCATTGTAGAGTAATATTCGGATTGTTTTTTAACAGTCCAACTTTTGTGGCTTCACAAGTGTTAGGATGAAATATGCATTTCCTTTCCCTTTGCCACAATACCAAATTAAGCTTCCCTTTATCTCTTCCTGCCTGTTGAACTAATGATCAACTATGAACACCGATACCGTCCAGGATCAGCTTGAAAGCCTCACAATCTCTCCGATCAATGTCAATATAAAACGCCTCCCACGCCTCACTGACACCCCCCAACCTCCGTAAATACACCAACCCTTTACAAAACAACAGCTTCTACCACCACTTAGACGACGATGGATTCTACATTTCCCACTCTGACATCATCCTACGTCAGATTGTCTTTGACTTTTCCGGTAACTTTCCTACAAATTCACCTCACTGGCCTACCATCGTGCCGGACCCCGCAAAGAAATCTTGTTTAATCCCAAACAAGTGCATGCCGCCATTGTCACCTGTGGAGGTCTATGTCCTGGACTCAATACTGTGATCCGTGAATTAGTTTTTGGTTATGGGAGTTGTATGGGGTCCGGGAGATATTTGGAATCAAAGCAGGATACCGTGGGTTTTATTCGTCTGATCCAATTAGGCTTGATCCAAAACTGGTTCACAATTGGCATAAGAGAGGGGGTACTGCACTTGAATCATCCAGAGGCggttttgatcttgaaaagatcATCAATGCCATTGAAACTCGCGGTTTTAATCAGGTAGATTCTCTTTATGTTTCTTGATTACTTTTGTTATGGGTTAGGATACTCTGATGACATAGATGTGTTTCTAGGCTTCTAGCTTCATAACATTTGTAACCTACAGGTGTACATCATTGGAGGAGATGGCACTCTACGAGGCGctgtaaaaatatttaatgaactTCACCGCCGCAAACTAAACGTTGCAGTTGTTGGGATTCCAAAAACAGTAGACAACGATGTGGGAGTTATTGACCGATCATTTGGATTCCAGACAGCTGTTGAGATGGCCCAGCATGCCATTAGTGCAGCCCATGTTGAGGCCGAGAGTGCACCTAATGGAATAGGATGGTCAAGCTCATGGGTCGCCACTCTGGTCACATCACCCTGGATGCAACTCTAAGCAGTTGTGATGTCGATTGCTGTTTGATTCCTGAAAATGACTTTTACCTTGAAGGCAAAGGAGGCTTATTTGAGTTTCTTACCCAGCGTTTGAAAGAAAATGGGCATGCAGTTATTGTCGTGGCAGAAGGAGCAGGCCAAAATATCATTCCCAGGACTGATTTGCAGAAACAGGAGAAGGATGAATCAGGGAATCCGGTTTTTTTTAGATGTCGGGGCATGGTTAAATTCAGAGATCAAGAAGTGGTGGGAGAGAGATCACAAGGGTGAGTTGTTTACGATTAAGTATATAGATCCTACTTACATGATACGGCTGTTACAGCTAATGCTACGGATAATTTGTACTGTACATTGTTGGCCCATTCGGCTATCCACGGGATTATGGCAGGATACACAGGTTTGTAACAGGTCCAATAAATGGTAACTATGCTTACATTCCTATGGACGAGGTGGCAGACTCTAAAAGTCCAGTAGGTACCAAAGACCACAAGTGGAATTGGGTTAGATCAGTCACTGCTCAGCCTGATTTTCAGAGAGCTTAAGCCCAAGCCCAAGGCCCAACCTCAGGCTGAATCCAAACCATCGATTGTTATCTCACAAGCAATGGGTAAGACAATGAAGACAACATGTTAACAGAAGCCAAAGAGTACAAATCAAGCAACTAGCAGCGTTTTTTGCACCTATACAATAAATTCTAGAAAATGATCATCAGCATTTTCCTACACATCAGAGTCAACAAAATACGAGATTACCAGTGAAATACATATTCCTTCAATCAATCAAGCACTATGGCGTCTCTGGTGCTCTCTGTAGCATGTTTAACCTTCTTCAGTTCAGTCAACGCACTTTTCAAGGGTTCCTTTACCTTGCTTTTCTTAGCCTGGAATACCACAAAAACATTAAACTGCAGCCTTTAATGgtataaaaaaagtaaagtaaagtaactcccaatgccgtacATACAAATCAATCTATATTATTGACGGTTTCCCTTTAGCCACAGCTTATTTGGCTTCTGATTAAGAAATCCAATATTGCATTCTATTCttctttgtttataaatatatctagCAAAGGTGTCGGTTACCAACTTATCTCATGCTTTTGATATATCTAAAGTTCCTTAGGATCAATGGGGTAAAGTATCATACTTCAATGATGGCAAGAGACCAAAAGCTTCACCAGAAGTTTCAATCGCAGTATTTGCAATGACACACATCTGAAATCAATAGAATTTGTCTTTAGGATACAAATTTTATATCTAAATGCAGAGTTTTGGAGGTTCAAATTGATACCTCGCCATCAGAAACACCTAGGTTCTTGAGAGATCTAGTTTTGAGTTAAAGGATCACCAACAATTATTAAGTGCAATAAAAATTCACGgcatataaataaaatggaaTGAAAAGGAACAGGAAGcaaaatgaaaagtaaagcATCTTAATGCTCATAAAATAGAAAGGATACTCCAATATCTGTCTAACCGAATGAGGATCAGTGTAAGGATTGGTCCTGGTGGCATACTGCAATGCCCTGTCAAAGGAACTGAAAAAGGAGATATGTGTTAAGAAATGTATTATGCATCGTTCATGCTTCAATTGCTTGCAAGCTGTATGTTTTCCTACTGAAGATACATAAACTTATATATGAGAAAACTTGGGTGATATGTCATATCTGGAAGGTCAAATGGATCAAAAGTCACCAAAGTGTTTTTTTTGCATAAAGCCTTGTATAATCATTTGACATACAAATCTAGATTATTATAAGAATATAATCACTTTTGCAATCCTATTTGACACACTAAATTATCATAAAAATGTAGAAAAGCTTTCGACGAAAAGAGTTTTGGGTCAGCCCCACCTGACCTGATACCCAAACCGTCCGACCCACACAATATGCCacttacaatgataaacatgaTCTAAATTTAATTTCCCACCTAGGGATTTTGATTGTTGGATCCTTGGACAGTAGCACCATATGGTCTTGAATTCCTTGCAAGATTTGTGCAGCTTCGCAGTCCATCAAACACTCGGCATTTTCAGGAATCTCTGCTTAAATAAATATCAGAAATTAACAAACAATATAGCTTAGCAACACACAAACCTCGGTCACTATCTTTCAGGGATGCACACAAAACATTACCAATTAACGTTAAGCGCACTAGAACAGTAAATAGTAATATAAAGCAGCTTCATTTAGTGTAAGCCATTAACGAAATCTCGAAAAGAAGCAAGAAACACACTAACCCTCTTCAACCTTGAGCACAAGCGCAGGAGGCTCTTTCTTTGAACTGACACCTCCCTTTTCTCCCTTCCCCCCTTTGCCCTTATCACCTAGACGACAATATCCGTAAACGCAAACgacaaagtaaataaaaaaatttacaaaatggcACTAAACTGCTGCTTATATAAGTCATACCTTTAGCGAAAGCGGAATCATTGTTCCCGTTTCCATTCGTTTCGAACTTTTCATCAAACATATCTACAAAATCCATAAACATTTTCCAAATGTAAAAATCATATACATAAAAGCCACtaactttattatattttgtattaattaaatgaaatatacCTTCAGAATCAAACTGAACTCTCCTTGATCCCTTATCTTTCCCTGTAATAAATAATTCACAaattaaataattgttattttagCCCtagaaaaataagataaaaatttaaaaaatgaattagAGATACCTGGAGATTTTAAAGCAGATTTTCTCCTTTATCGGGCATTCTT
This genomic window contains:
- the LOC122584255 gene encoding DNA-directed RNA polymerases IV and V subunit 4-like translates to MFDEKFETNGNGNNDSAFAKGDKGKGGKGEKGGVSSKKEPPALVLKVEEEIPENAECLMDCEAAQILQGIQDHMVLLSKDPTIKIPSSFDRALQYATRTNPYTDPHSVRQILESLKNLGVSDGEMCVIANTAIETSGEAFGLLPSLKLQFNVFVVFQAKKSKVKEPLKSALTELKKVKHATESTRDAIVLD